Proteins co-encoded in one Gracilimonas sp. genomic window:
- a CDS encoding sigma-70 family RNA polymerase sigma factor, with amino-acid sequence MKLINRHVEKPNYKNLKDRELVKKFRRDADESAFNELMNRHQQKIYSYIYSMVMNPEIANDLFQTTFTKVITKMDDTYNEQGKWIAWVMRIAHNATIDYLRKQKRYIDVSGWSDEDSNTDYFDRMEDESVVDADEQLVETETRASLMKHIAKLPEEQRSVVLLRHYYEMPFKEIAELTDVSINTALGRMRYALINLRKYFEEEREEEQKHAHG; translated from the coding sequence ATGAAATTGATTAACAGACATGTTGAGAAACCCAACTACAAAAATTTAAAAGACAGAGAGCTGGTAAAAAAATTCAGAAGAGATGCAGATGAGTCGGCTTTTAATGAATTGATGAACCGGCATCAGCAGAAGATTTATTCCTATATCTACAGCATGGTGATGAACCCCGAAATCGCCAACGATCTGTTTCAAACTACCTTCACCAAAGTCATCACCAAGATGGATGATACCTACAACGAGCAGGGTAAATGGATTGCCTGGGTGATGCGTATTGCACATAATGCAACGATTGATTATCTAAGAAAACAAAAACGATACATCGACGTTAGTGGATGGAGCGACGAGGACTCTAACACCGATTACTTTGATCGGATGGAAGATGAAAGCGTTGTGGACGCAGATGAGCAATTGGTTGAAACTGAGACCCGGGCCAGCCTGATGAAACACATCGCTAAACTTCCCGAAGAGCAACGTTCGGTTGTTTTGCTAAGGCACTATTACGAAATGCCTTTTAAAGAAATTGCAGAACTGACCGATGTATCTATTAATACGGCATTAGGTCGTATGCGATACGCGCTCATTAACCTTCGAAAATATTTTGAAGAAGAACGAGAAGAAGAGCAAAAGCATGCACACGGATGA